From the Acetomicrobium thermoterrenum DSM 13490 genome, the window GCCCCGTATCCTTCCAATGGGAATTTCGGACATGGACATTAAGGATAATCCCGAAAAGGCGCCCTTCCCTCGGCCCATTATCTTGGGAGCGTAGAACAGAGCCATCTCATCGAACAACTTAGCATCAAAAAAAGAAGATAGCACATTTGGCCCACCTTCGACCAACAAATAGTGCACGTCCATAGAGGGCAACTTATAGACCATTTCCTTTATATCCAGGAACCCTCGGGAATCGGTAGGAATCTGCATTACTCCTGCCCCTCTCGAAATTATCTCCTCCACCTTCTGAGGGGAGGAGTCTTTGGATGTCACCACTAAAACATCGCCCTCTTTAAACACTTTGGCGTTGATAGGAATTCTTAAATGTGTATCCAAGATGATCTTAAGGGGGTGTTCTCCGTCTACATATCTTACGGTCAACTCCGGGTCATCTTTCAATATTGTCCCTATTCCTACGAGGACGGCATCCGCTTCGGCACGAAGCAAGTGAGATCGTTTGAGAGAGCTTGGCCCAGTTATCCAACGGCTGCTTCCGTCCGAAAGGGCTACATCGCCATCCAAACTCATTGCAGCTTTCAAGGTAATCCATGGCCGACCATCTTCAAATACTTTTAAAAAACCTCTGTTCAGCCATCTCGCCTCATCGCTGAGCACGCCGGAGACAACCTCCACACCATGCGTACGAAGATACTCAACCCCTCTTCCCCTGACCTTGGGAAAGGGGTCTTCCGTTGAAATGAACACCCTTTTTATTCCCCTTTCAACTATCAAAGGAGCGCAGGGAGGGGTGCGGCCATAATGTATACATGGTTCCAAATTTACGTAAAGCGTCGCCCCTCTAGACATATCCTTGGCCATTGACAAAGCCATGACCTCAGCATGTGGAGATCCGGGGCATCTATGAAAACCCATGCCAACAATTTTATCGTCCTTAACAACGACACAACCGACCCTCGGATTTGGGCTTGTCCTGCCTGTCCCCCTTCTGGCCAAGCTGAGTACAATACGCATATAATATTCATGTTGTCTTTTTTCCGATGCTTTCATTATCATTATCACCTTTTAAATACATAAGAATATGTCTTGCCAACCTTGGTCCGATATTGTCTACCTTTTCCAATTCCTCCGGAGTTTTAGAAGCTATGTGGGATACGCTGCCAAAAGCAGCGAGAAGGGCTGCCGCTCTTCTTTTTCCCACTCCGGGAATGTCTTCCAGGGCCGAACGACTATAGCGTTTATTGAATTTGTTGTTGTGCGACGAAAGGGCAAACCTGTGAGCTTCATCTCTGATCCTTCTGAGAAGGTTCAACCCCGGGTCATCCAAAGGGAGCTTCAGAGGTCTCCTGGAGTCGGGCAAATAAAGCTCTTCTTCCTCTTTGGCCAAAGCAACTGCATAAATGTTCTCTATTCCCAGTTCATTTAAAGCCTTCAAAGCAAAAGAAAGTTGTAGCGCACCACCATCTACCAATAGAAGTTGGGGCAAAGGCATGTTTTTCTCTACGAGCGACGAATATCGCCTTCGGACTATTTCTTCAACTGAACGAAAATCATCTATTCCCTCCACCGTTTTAATGACATAACGACGATATAAAGAAGGATTTGGCATACCCTGTTCGAAAACCACAAAGACTCCATAGGTCTCCCTTCCGGACAAATGGGAAATGTCGCATCCTTCTATTCTC encodes:
- the ribD gene encoding bifunctional diaminohydroxyphosphoribosylaminopyrimidine deaminase/5-amino-6-(5-phosphoribosylamino)uracil reductase RibD translates to MKASEKRQHEYYMRIVLSLARRGTGRTSPNPRVGCVVVKDDKIVGMGFHRCPGSPHAEVMALSMAKDMSRGATLYVNLEPCIHYGRTPPCAPLIVERGIKRVFISTEDPFPKVRGRGVEYLRTHGVEVVSGVLSDEARWLNRGFLKVFEDGRPWITLKAAMSLDGDVALSDGSSRWITGPSSLKRSHLLRAEADAVLVGIGTILKDDPELTVRYVDGEHPLKIILDTHLRIPINAKVFKEGDVLVVTSKDSSPQKVEEIISRGAGVMQIPTDSRGFLDIKEMVYKLPSMDVHYLLVEGGPNVLSSFFDAKLFDEMALFYAPKIMGRGKGAFSGLSLMSMSEIPIGRIRGMKKLDDDLFLEVDM